The Euphorbia lathyris chromosome 4, ddEupLath1.1, whole genome shotgun sequence genomic interval tcttcatcttctccatcaaTATACATAATTCTCTCTAAGAGTTCTTCTTCAACTTTGTTCATCTTCTAGATTTAGGGTTAACTTCTCATACTCTttatcttcatcttctccatcaaTATACACAATTCACTTTAAGGGTTCTTCTTCAACTTTGTTCATTCTTCTAGATTTAGGGTTAACTTCTCATACTCTCTATCTTCATCTTCTCCGTCAATATACATAATTCTCTCTAAGAGTTCTTCTTCAACTTTGGTCATTCTTCTAGATTTAGGTTAACTTCTCATACTCTctatcttcatcttctccatcaaTATACAGAATTCTCTCTAAGAGTTCTTCTTCAACTTTGTTCATTCTTCTAGATTTATGGTTAACTTCTCATACTCCCTATCTTCATCTTCTCTCTAAGAGTTCTTCTTCAACTTTGTTCATATTCTTCTAGATTTAGGGTTAACTTCTCATACTCTctatcttcatcttctccatcaaTATACATAATTCTCTCTAAGAGTTCTTCTTCAACTTTGTCATCTTCTAGATTTAGGGTTAACTTCTCATACTCTCTATCTTCATCTTCCCCATCAATATACGGAATTCTCTCTAAGAGTTTTTCTTCAACTTTGTTCATTCTTCAAATTTAATAGCTTTTCTCTCATAAGTTACTTTCAATTTCATATAGCTTTTGTAGCAAATAAAGTGTTTTCTCAAAAAGGTGAAGAAGAGAAGTTGCTTAGCATGGCTTCTGACAGGAGGAGAAACAATCAACCGCTGTCTGAACCAGAGAGACCTCGGTTTTTTAAGCTAATTCTTGATGATCAAGGGAAATTGGTTAGTGTTTCTGCTTTTCTTAGTCCTGTTCTAACTAATTATAAGTACTCAAGTAGATTGGATATAAATGGTAATGGTTCATTCATTTTATacaatttatttgaaataaacAGGTCTTTCCAAGAAAATTTGTAAGAAATCATGGACATCATCTGTCAAGCCATGTGATGTTGAAGGTCCCTAGTGGTGCAAAATGGGAAGTTGACGTAATAAAAAGTGACGGTCAGATTTGGTTACAAAAGGGATGGCCAGAATTTGTTAAATATTACTCAATTTCTTATGCACATTTTCTAGTATTTGAATATGAAAAGGAGAATGGTGATTTCAATGTTACAATATTTGATAAAACTGCCACAGAGATAGAATATCCATCCAGTTTCAGTCATGAGAAGAATATGGTTGATGAAGCAAAAGAACCTGATGTTTCTGTTCAAATATCGGACCCGCCATCAAGAAAAACATTGACCCGCCATATTCCCAAAGGTATGATATCTCTTATATATtatccaaattttatttatagttaAAATTCTTGATTGAATGCAGGTAATAGAAAGAAATTGATAGAGAAAGAAAGTAGCAGCAAGGAACAAAACCTTGTACTTTCAAATCCTCCTCAAGCTGCCAAAAACTTTAACTCTCCAAATCCATCCTTCAAAGCACCAATTATATCAGACTGTCTGAATCGTGGGAGATTGGTAAGGATTTCATTctacacaaattaagaaatacaatcaATATAGAGTTAAATTAATGAATTTGGCCTAAACCATATGcaacctcctgaacttgtcaatTTGTTGTATCATTTTGCTTCCTAAACTTTCTGGACGACTTATTTTCCCTcttaactatttaaaagtggtattagcaaccctctattttcattataacggaaacaaaatgaagttcCAACATTATtactgtcacgtccgtgtctaaaatttttCGATATAGATTTtggattattaattaattacgatTTTAGATTTTAAATATACTGTTGGGTTTAATTTAAGatgtttaggtgtaaattaaaagttttgaatGTGTTTGGCTTCTAGACTTTTAAAACTTCGTTACCTTGTtttccgttcatacccgatgccgttttgggtcggttgtgacattttggtatcacAGCTCTAGGTTATTTTCTTCTGACCTAAAATGGGTTGtgatttagaaataaaaatattttgggATCGAAATTTTGAAAGTTATATAGTTCGATAgtgagttaaaaaaaaaactcgtaATTAAGAAATTGTAACGATTAATTGTATTGAGTAAAACTCGgtatgaatttcgaggacggaATTCTTTAAGGTGGgtagaattgtcacgtccgtgtctaaaatttttCGATATAGATTTTAAAGCATTAATTAGTTATGATTTTAAATATACTGTTGGGTTTAATTTAAGatgtttaggtgtaaattaaaagttttgaatGTATTTGGCTTCTAGACTGTTAAAACTTCGTTACCTTGTTTTCCGTTCATACCAAatgccgttttgggtcgggtgtgacattatTACAAGTGTTTATGGAATTATTGGAACCAGTATGCATATATGTAACCTCATTTGCTTCAACTTTTACAAGAGAACTTGTGTACTGTcattactaacctcatttgcagcttgttttagtagtgcacaaCCCCTTTTTATTATGATCTTGGTGCTTGCAATGAGAATATGTCATAATTGTTACATGGggttgttaatacccttttgaATAGTTGAAGGGGCAACTGGGTCGTCCAGTATGTTCAGGGGccaaaatgactaaaagtgacATGTTCAGGGACTGCGTATATGGTTTAGGCCAATGAatttatattggttaactaaaaaaattctCTCATGTAATGGTTGGTGAATAAGTCTTACAATTTTGAAAACACACATTGACcaagataaaaaatttaatgctTGCACTGGAAAACTATACTAAAAGTTCTtaaaaaactacaaaaattCCGATTTTGAAAAACTCAATTGCTAGAATGACTTATGAAAATGAGTTCTGTATATTTAAAGTAAAATACTATTACGTAAACTGTGCAGTACATTACCAGAACTTTTTTCAAGAACATCGAGCCAGGAACAAAAGCCACAATGTTAGAGGTTAACAATAGATTTTGGCCTGTGAAACTGCTTAATTATCCACATCTTGGGAGAGCGGCACTATCTGCAGGATGGAAGGCCTTTGCAAAGGACAATTCTCTGAATGTGGGAGATGTTTGCTCCTTTGAAATGATTAATACTAGTGATCAAACTCTGCTGATGAAGGTTTCCATTGCGAGGGATTCACCCATATGTTTACTAACTAATGGAGATGATGAAAAACTAGAATGCCCAGTGTCTAAGGTTGAAGAAACCCGAATTGAAATTCCTGATAAGCtatcaagcaaaagaaaagagaaatcaCCATTATCATCTTCTCGGCCTCGTAAGGATATGAAAAATGTAGAGAATTTCACTGACATGATAGGGGAAGGTATAGAGTTTTCCATATTCTTAACAAAAATAATATTCAATCAATAATCCTGATTTCTTTACTAATGATTGATTTGCCTTGTTGATTTGTAGATACTATCGTTGaagtaaagaaagaaaagggtatTCATACTGAAATTCCTACTTTAATCGGGTAAGAATTCTAGCTGACAGTCATATATTAATTTGAGTATGTTGTTCTATAATTTATCCATAAATTTGTACACTAGAATATACCTACCACCTATTCAAGGAAATATATGATGAGGAAAGATGGTGATGCATGGCTCCATGTATTGGATGCGAAAACATGGTCTCTTAAGTACTACATTAAACAAACAATAGCAAAGTTAATGTAATCAGATCAAAGACACTGTTGATAGAATCTTACTATTCGATTGGATTCCGTTCTATTTGGAACTGAATAAATTGTAACAGAATCATACAATTCAATTCGATTCTGTTCTATTTTGAGTCTGATCGTCATTAATGTTCATCAAAAACTTCAGCAACACTAACTACTAAATTCACTATgctttaaccttgtttgggaggggttaatggaagtaactgagagtaatggaaggttaaatATGAAGTTAACTTTGTTTGGGAGTTGTTTTTTTTAGAGTAAATGAAGGTTGATGATATTTAAAgatttacttcctctaacctccaaatggggggttaatgggagtaacgtaaagttttttaaatttttttggtatctgctgagtaaatttaactttctttccctccatatttaaactctcAAACAGTGTTAAACATTTAATCCCATTGGCattctataaattaatttttaactttccttTCAATCCATTCCCTTCCTTTTCAATTATCGCCTTTAACTCTCACccccattaacctccaaactcccaaacaaagacTTAGTCTGAT includes:
- the LOC136225845 gene encoding B3 domain-containing transcription factor VRN1-like isoform X2 gives rise to the protein MASDRRRNNQPLSEPERPRFFKLILDDQGKLVFPRKFVRNHGHHLSSHVMLKVPSGAKWEVDVIKSDGQIWLQKGWPEFVKYYSISYAHFLVFEYEKENGDFNVTIFDKTATEIEYPSSFSHEKNMVDEAKEPDVSVQISDPPSRKTLTRHIPKGNRKKLIEKESSSKEQNLVLSNPPQAAKNFNSPNPSFKAPIISDCLNRGRLYITRTFFKNIEPGTKATMLEVNNRFWPVKLLNYPHLGRAALSAGWKAFAKDNSLNVGDVCSFEMINTSDQTLLMKVSIARDSPICLLTNGDDEKLECPVSKVEETRIEIPDKLSSKRKEKSPLSSSRPRKDMKNVENFTDMIGEDTIVEVKKEKGIHTEIPTLIGGSACSLVVFEMKEKQ
- the LOC136225845 gene encoding B3 domain-containing transcription factor VRN1-like isoform X1, which codes for MASDRRRNNQPLSEPERPRFFKLILDDQGKLVFPRKFVRNHGHHLSSHVMLKVPSGAKWEVDVIKSDGQIWLQKGWPEFVKYYSISYAHFLVFEYEKENGDFNVTIFDKTATEIEYPSSFSHEKNMVDEAKEPDVSVQISDPPSRKTLTRHIPKGNRKKLIEKESSSKEQNLVLSNPPQAAKNFNSPNPSFKAPIISDCLNRGRLYITRTFFKNIEPGTKATMLEVNNRFWPVKLLNYPHLGRAALSAGWKAFAKDNSLNVGDVCSFEMINTSDQTLLMKVSIARDSPICLLTNGDDEKLECPVSKVEETRIEIPDKLSSKRKEKSPLSSSRPRKDMKNVENFTDMIGEDTIVEVKKEKGIHTEIPTLIGRGSACSLVVFEMKEKQ